Within Actinomycetota bacterium, the genomic segment AGCCAACGCGGCAAAAACCGCCCTGCGGGATCACATGGTGAAGAGGCTGGCGCCCTACGGAGCGGCCGGGGTCGGCGGGGCGGCGGTCAGCCGGCTTTGGCTGCGGACTCGGGGCCCGGGGCGGTCTCCCGGATAAGCTTCTCCAGGCACTGCAGCGACTTTTTGTTTCGCAGGTACAGCGCCGGGTCCAGCAGCTTTTTGACCCTGGTCATCTTGGTGCCGGGGGCCGGCGCCTCCCGGATGGTGAACAGCGTGGTCCCCTCGGTCGCACCCCGCTCCAGCAGCATGCGGATCCGGACGATCCCGAGCGGCCTCAGGTAGGCCTGCAGCACCAGGCTCATCGGCGGGTTCATGGTGACCATCTCGGTCTTGTCCTTCACCGTCAGCTCGCCGCCGGCGCCGCTGGTGTGGTGGAAGGCCGACCCGGGGCGGGGCCAGTCCGGGTCGATGCCGCGTATGCGCTTCGCTCCCACGACCCACTTGGGGAACGAGTAGGGGTCGATCAGGACCCCGAAGACCTGCTCCGGGCTCGCGGGGAGCTCAATTCGGTTGCGTGACATGCATCTCCCCCTCTTTGGCGACCCGGAAGCCGAAGATTGCGAGCCGGCGGGTCTTCACTCCCTCGGTCGACCGGCGCACCGGAGCGAACAGGTTGCCCGGGTCGACCGGTACCCGGGCCCGGCTGAACAGGGCACGGGGGAAGGCAACCGCCATCACCCGCTCGTAGATGCCCGGCGAGACGTGGTGGCTAAGAAGCTGCAGGCGGCCGGCCTTGCCGACCCTTCGCTCCCTTCGGGGGTTCCGGATGCTCTTCAGGACAACCTTAGCCACGGCGTCGGGCGACTGGAGCGGGTACAGCGGCCGGACGAACCGGCCGGAGTAGTTGGCGCACTGCCGGTAGAGGGCGGTGTTCACGCCTCCGGGCAGCACGTTGCAGACCTCGATGCCCTTGGTGCGCCGCAGCTCGGTTCGCAGAACCTCCGAAAAGCCCTGGATCGCAAACTTGCTGGTCACGTACGGCGCCATGTCCGGCCCGGTCAGCTTCCCGAGGATCGACGAGACGTTCACCAGGATCCCCGAGCCCTGCTTGCGAAACTGAGCCAGTGCCGCCCGGGCGCCGTTGACGAAGCCGAAAAGGTTGACGTCGATGACCCTGCGGAAGGACTCGGCCGGGGTCTGCTCGAAGCTGCCGAAGCTCATGACGGCGGCGTTGTTGACCCAGACGTCCATGCGGCCGAACCGGTCGACGGCCGCATCCACCAGGCGGGGCGCGGTGGCCGGGTCGGAGACGTCGCACGGGACGGTCACCAGGCGGTCGGGCGTGCCGGCCAGCTGCTCCAGATCGGATAGCCCCTCGACCCCTCGGGCCGCCGCGACGACCGAGGCGCCGGCATCCAGCAGGGCGAGGGCTGTCTCCCTGCCGATCCCGCTGGTGGCGCCGGTCACTACGGCCACCGTCTGCGAATTGATTTCCAAAAGTTTCTCCCGATGTACCCGCGCTCTGTGCGCGCCTCGGCACCTAGTTACCCCGGCAGCCGGGAGGTCAACCGGAGATGCCTACTCCTCAGTGCCGACCGCGTAGACCCCGTCGGCACGTTCCTCCAGCCGGATCTTCGGCAGCGGCCGGGGCGGCGGCCCGGCGACGACCTCCCCGGTGCGCTCGTTGAAGATGCCCTTGTGGCAGGGGCACTCCAGCACTCCCTCTTCCCGGCGCCAGAGGACGGCGCAGGACAGGTGGGTGCAAACCGACGAGAACGCCACCAGCTCCCCGTCGTTCAACCGCATGGCGATCACGGGGTCGTCATCGCCCGGGTAGGAGAAGGTCACCATCTTTCCCTTGCCCACCGAGCCGGCCACCAGCTTTGCGGGACCGGCGCCGGCGCCGTGGCGGCGGAAGACGCCCGATGCCAGCCCTGCGGTCCCGATCAGAAGCCCGCCCGATGCGATCACCAGCATCCGCAGGTAGTCCCGCCGGGACATGAGCCCTCCCTCCTTGAGTCGCTTCTCCCGGCTCTCCGGGGGCCGGGTGGCGGTCACACCTTCTCCTCGGAAAGAAACTCGTTCCACACGCTGTAGCCCCCGGGGATCACGTCCTCGCCCCCGGCCGGCGCCACCAGCGCGTTGCCGGTGACCACGCTCTGGTTGCCGAAGTCGAAGACGTCGATCGCCTTGGCCGACGGGCGCTTCGCGACCAGCTCGTCGTAGGTGCCGTAGAACAGGGCATCGGTCGGGCAGACCGAAGCGCACATCGGCAGCAGTCCCTGCGAGCTGCGGTCGTAGCAGAGGTCGCACTTGTACTGGAGCATCTCGGGGATGTCGAGCTTGGGGACCCCGAACGGGCAGGCGTGGACACAGTTGCCGCAGCCGATGCACAGCTCGGGCGAAGCGGTCCCCACCACCCCGTCGGTGCCGACCGGGATCGCGTCGACCGGGCAGACCTGGGCGCAGGGGGCGACCGGGTCCGAACAGTGCATGCAGACGGTGGGCATGGCGGCGGCCGAGTTGCCCATGTCGACGTAGTCGAGGTGGATCATCGAGCGGCCTTTGTGGGAGTCGCACTCCCGGCACGCCGCGACACACGCCTGGCACCCGATACACCGGCCCGGGTCGATGAACAGCGCTTTTTTCCTCATCCTCGGCCGGTTCCCCTTCCCTGCGGCGCCGACGGCTGCCGCTTGTCGAATGCTCCGACCTCCTCGTAGACCTGGCCGCCCGGCGGGACCGGGGGCGCCGGGGGGATGTCGATCTCGGTCCCCATCTCGATCCGGCACGAGCACACCTTGAACTCGGGGATTTTCGACGTCGGGTCCAGGGCGTCGACGGTCATCAGGTTGGCCGCCACCCGGCCCGCCCAGTGGTAGGGGATGAAGACGGTGTCCGGGCGGATGGTCGACACCACCAGGGCCGGGTAGGTCGCCGACCCCCGGCGGGTGCTGACCTTCACCGGGTCCCCGTTGACGTAACCCAGGCTCGGGTGGACCTCCACCCACGGGCGGGGCGTCTGCTGGACGAGGGCGTCGATCCTGCGGGTCTGGTTGCCCGACAGGTAGTGGGCGACGGTGCGTCCGGTGGTCAGCTTCAGCGGGTACTTGGAGTCGACCTCCTCCGCCGGCGGGCGCCACTCGACGGCGTGGAATCGGGCCAGGCCGTCCGGGTGGTGGAAGCGCTCCTCGAAGAGGCGAGGCGTGCCCGGGTGGTCCTCGGAGGGGCATGGCCAGAAGATCCCGCCGGTCTCCTCGATCCGCTCGTAGGTCATGCCCGAGTAGTCGGCCTGGCCGCCCTTGGAGGCGATCCGCAGCTCCTCGAAGATCTCCCGGGAGCTTTCGAACCCGAACTTGTCGGCGTGGCGGCCCAGGCGCCGCGCGATCTCGCAGACGATCCACCAGTCCGGCCTGGCGTCGCCTGGAGGGTCGGAGGCCTTGTTGTACTTGACCACCCGGCCCTCGGCGTTGGTCGAGATGCCCTCGTCCTCGGCCCACGAGGTGCCGGGGAGCACGACGTCGGCCCGGTCGCAGGTCTCGGAGAGGAAGAAGTCGATCTGGCAGTGGAACTCCAGGCTGTCGAAGCCCCCGGCGATGCGGCCGGCGGACGGCATCGACACGATCGGGTTGTTGCAGATGCCGAGCCACCCCTTGATCTCGCCGGCTTCGGCCTGG encodes:
- a CDS encoding 4Fe-4S dicluster domain-containing protein — its product is MRKKALFIDPGRCIGCQACVAACRECDSHKGRSMIHLDYVDMGNSAAAMPTVCMHCSDPVAPCAQVCPVDAIPVGTDGVVGTASPELCIGCGNCVHACPFGVPKLDIPEMLQYKCDLCYDRSSQGLLPMCASVCPTDALFYGTYDELVAKRPSAKAIDVFDFGNQSVVTGNALVAPAGGEDVIPGGYSVWNEFLSEEKV
- a CDS encoding SDR family NAD(P)-dependent oxidoreductase, with protein sequence MEINSQTVAVVTGATSGIGRETALALLDAGASVVAAARGVEGLSDLEQLAGTPDRLVTVPCDVSDPATAPRLVDAAVDRFGRMDVWVNNAAVMSFGSFEQTPAESFRRVIDVNLFGFVNGARAALAQFRKQGSGILVNVSSILGKLTGPDMAPYVTSKFAIQGFSEVLRTELRRTKGIEVCNVLPGGVNTALYRQCANYSGRFVRPLYPLQSPDAVAKVVLKSIRNPRRERRVGKAGRLQLLSHHVSPGIYERVMAVAFPRALFSRARVPVDPGNLFAPVRRSTEGVKTRRLAIFGFRVAKEGEMHVTQPN
- a CDS encoding Rieske (2Fe-2S) protein, whose protein sequence is MTATRPPESREKRLKEGGLMSRRDYLRMLVIASGGLLIGTAGLASGVFRRHGAGAGPAKLVAGSVGKGKMVTFSYPGDDDPVIAMRLNDGELVAFSSVCTHLSCAVLWRREEGVLECPCHKGIFNERTGEVVAGPPPRPLPKIRLEERADGVYAVGTEE
- a CDS encoding SRPBCC family protein, with the translated sequence MSRNRIELPASPEQVFGVLIDPYSFPKWVVGAKRIRGIDPDWPRPGSAFHHTSGAGGELTVKDKTEMVTMNPPMSLVLQAYLRPLGIVRIRMLLERGATEGTTLFTIREAPAPGTKMTRVKKLLDPALYLRNKKSLQCLEKLIRETAPGPESAAKAG